The Paenibacillus sp. MBLB1832 genome has a window encoding:
- a CDS encoding glycoside hydrolase family 31 protein: MSNSYEKSKMSNHYALDSGATLDVCFYTQSVIRIRIAWGNHEVPKSYMVDKSPKLDVMITEGKQEQTEDEYLASGNLVVVVKENGGLTFLDQDRKMLVEQLPITAGPGYAEFQHDRSAKLFGLGQHQIGMLDYTGQIIELKHENTTIAIPFLLTDQGYGILWDNSGKVTVDATEKGRVTWSSEHGEYIDYYLLFGPSTPKIIQHYWELTGPAPMIPKWAFGFWQSKMRYSSQQELLEVAEAYREKNYPMDILVIDFYHWTQLGDMRFDPESWPDPVAMFDRLGQLGVKGMISVWPYISKKSMNYAPMSDRGLLLHNESKVSVPVTIFNGDMAALYDPFHSEGRSYYWEQVSRYYKQGARIWWVDSCEPDDGIELSDYDLLYTADGPLEERINAYALLHEKGLYEGQRNEDFNKRVLIFARAAFGGAQRYGVTVWSGDIGYDFEALRKQIIAGLHAAVSGLPFWTTDIGGFQGGDPHDPAYRELYARWFQYGAFCPLFRVHGSRGALSFDDLLYGISRGENELWSFGKELEPILVQYDRLRYRLIPYIYSEAKKTFETGMPIMRPLFLEFPDDAFVWETTDQFLFGESLLVCPVVEQGAKTRSVYLPGSADWYDFWTNTKYCGGQTITADAPLDTLPLYVKSGSLIVMTEEKTCIEASAQMKLTVLIYTGHDAAFVLYDDDGETYDYEQGKFIKVKFAWDEAQGELTIELLDGLPPEHFLLDVSIQTIQSERISTSFIGKSTALFTGEKLFINMKVL, encoded by the coding sequence ATGAGTAATAGCTATGAGAAGAGCAAGATGAGCAATCACTATGCGTTGGATTCTGGCGCAACGCTTGATGTATGTTTTTATACCCAATCAGTCATTCGGATTCGTATAGCGTGGGGAAACCATGAGGTACCTAAAAGCTATATGGTGGATAAATCACCAAAGCTTGACGTTATGATTACTGAAGGGAAACAGGAACAAACGGAAGATGAGTATCTTGCTTCAGGTAACCTAGTTGTCGTAGTCAAAGAGAATGGAGGACTAACTTTCCTGGATCAAGATAGGAAGATGCTGGTTGAACAGCTGCCTATAACGGCAGGTCCGGGCTACGCAGAATTCCAACATGATCGATCTGCTAAATTATTCGGGCTAGGTCAACACCAAATAGGTATGTTGGACTATACGGGCCAAATCATTGAGCTCAAGCATGAGAACACCACCATCGCGATTCCATTCTTATTGACCGATCAAGGGTACGGGATACTTTGGGATAATAGCGGAAAAGTGACAGTGGACGCGACTGAAAAAGGTCGTGTGACGTGGTCTTCCGAACATGGTGAATATATTGATTACTATCTTCTATTTGGGCCATCCACACCGAAGATTATTCAACATTACTGGGAGTTAACAGGTCCAGCACCTATGATTCCAAAGTGGGCATTCGGATTCTGGCAAAGCAAGATGCGCTACTCCAGTCAGCAAGAACTGCTAGAAGTAGCCGAAGCTTATCGAGAGAAAAATTATCCAATGGATATCCTGGTTATTGATTTCTATCATTGGACGCAGTTAGGGGACATGAGATTTGATCCCGAAAGTTGGCCCGATCCAGTAGCCATGTTTGACCGACTAGGTCAGCTTGGTGTAAAAGGAATGATTTCGGTCTGGCCGTATATCTCCAAGAAAAGCATGAATTATGCGCCTATGTCAGATAGGGGGCTCCTGCTTCATAACGAGAGCAAGGTGAGTGTGCCGGTTACAATCTTTAATGGCGATATGGCTGCACTCTATGATCCTTTTCATTCGGAAGGGCGAAGCTACTATTGGGAGCAGGTAAGCCGTTACTACAAGCAAGGGGCTAGAATCTGGTGGGTAGATTCCTGTGAGCCGGATGATGGAATAGAACTGTCAGATTATGATTTGCTCTACACGGCAGATGGTCCTCTTGAAGAACGCATTAATGCTTATGCACTACTGCATGAAAAAGGGCTGTATGAAGGCCAACGAAATGAGGATTTCAACAAGCGGGTACTCATATTTGCTCGAGCGGCATTCGGCGGTGCTCAACGTTATGGAGTAACGGTTTGGTCAGGGGATATTGGTTATGATTTTGAAGCTTTAAGGAAGCAAATTATTGCCGGGCTGCATGCAGCCGTTAGTGGCCTCCCCTTTTGGACAACGGATATTGGAGGGTTTCAAGGGGGAGATCCTCATGATCCTGCATACAGAGAGCTATATGCGCGCTGGTTTCAATATGGTGCTTTCTGCCCTTTATTTCGCGTACACGGCAGCCGTGGTGCATTATCCTTCGATGATTTGTTGTACGGTATTTCAAGAGGAGAGAATGAACTATGGTCTTTTGGCAAAGAACTCGAACCCATTCTTGTTCAATATGACCGCCTGAGATATCGCTTAATTCCTTATATTTATTCGGAGGCTAAGAAAACCTTCGAGACGGGAATGCCGATCATGAGGCCGCTCTTCTTGGAATTTCCCGACGATGCATTCGTCTGGGAAACAACCGATCAATTTCTATTTGGAGAATCACTTCTTGTTTGTCCGGTGGTTGAGCAAGGTGCAAAAACTCGTTCCGTATATTTGCCGGGTTCGGCTGATTGGTATGACTTCTGGACCAATACCAAGTATTGCGGCGGTCAGACGATAACGGCTGATGCGCCTTTAGATACACTTCCCTTATATGTGAAGTCCGGTTCCTTAATCGTAATGACGGAGGAAAAGACATGCATTGAGGCGAGTGCACAAATGAAGTTGACCGTCCTCATCTACACGGGACATGACGCAGCATTTGTTCTATATGACGACGATGGCGAGACTTATGATTATGAGCAAGGTAAATTTATCAAAGTTAAATTTGCATGGGATGAGGCTCAAGGAGAATTAACGATTGAACTTCTAGATGGTTTGCCACCAGAGCATTTCCTGTTAGATGTAAGCATTCAGACTATTCAAAGTGAAAGAATCTCTACATCATTTATCGGGAAGTCAACGGCTCTATTTACAGGTGAAAAGCTCTTTATAAACATGAAAGTTTTGTAA
- a CDS encoding response regulator transcription factor, whose amino-acid sequence MSEFTVMLVEDEERIRRGLKSLLEDVFTGYKVIHEAGNGKEAIDMLTTRVPDFIVADIRMPVMNGFEFSEKVRMIHAQMPIIFLSGYAEFDYVRKALRTGVTDYLLKPVDRVELKKTLERLVPTLLLHRQSQQVNVENEQEEGHQIIRKVKDMLSQRFHEDITLQTAADEVGLSYQYMSQLFKSKTGMSYSDYVLTLRMNKAKQLLRETRMRIYEISELCGYANPKYFMNAFKQSEGITPKEYRNHM is encoded by the coding sequence ATGAGTGAATTTACGGTTATGCTTGTAGAGGATGAAGAGCGAATCCGAAGGGGGCTAAAATCACTTCTTGAGGATGTATTTACCGGCTACAAAGTCATCCATGAAGCTGGAAATGGCAAAGAGGCGATTGACATGTTAACGACTCGTGTTCCTGATTTCATAGTTGCTGATATTCGTATGCCCGTAATGAATGGATTTGAGTTCTCTGAGAAGGTGCGGATGATTCACGCTCAGATGCCGATTATATTTTTGTCTGGTTATGCCGAATTTGACTACGTACGCAAGGCTTTGAGAACAGGCGTTACAGATTATTTATTAAAACCGGTGGATCGTGTTGAATTAAAGAAAACCTTGGAGAGGCTCGTTCCAACACTTCTCCTTCATCGTCAATCCCAACAAGTGAATGTGGAGAATGAGCAGGAAGAAGGTCATCAGATCATTAGGAAAGTGAAAGACATGTTATCTCAAAGGTTTCATGAAGACATTACTTTACAAACAGCGGCAGATGAAGTTGGGCTCAGTTATCAATATATGTCTCAACTGTTTAAGTCGAAAACGGGGATGTCATACTCCGACTATGTATTAACTTTGAGGATGAATAAGGCCAAACAACTGCTAAGAGAGACACGCATGAGAATTTATGAAATTTCGGAATTGTGCGGATATGCCAATCCCAAATATTTTATGAATGCGTTCAAACAATCCGAAGGAATAACCCCTAAGGAATATCGGAATCATATGTGA
- a CDS encoding glycoside hydrolase family protein → MGPMTIGAAKANRIDGPYERVSDPIFSVDTGGEIEDPFVWQGEDGVYHMIAKDMTGKICGEKHAGMYANSNNGLKWDIVQGHKAYSRHVVWENGVSQVMGSFERPFLLIENGKATCLFAATGMGPGGFSRNSITWNMSVPLG, encoded by the coding sequence ATGGGGCCTATGACCATAGGTGCAGCGAAAGCAAACAGGATCGATGGACCTTATGAACGCGTGAGCGATCCTATATTTTCTGTTGATACGGGTGGGGAAATTGAAGATCCTTTCGTATGGCAAGGGGAAGACGGCGTTTACCATATGATAGCCAAGGATATGACGGGGAAAATTTGTGGCGAGAAGCATGCTGGTATGTACGCGAACTCCAATAATGGTCTGAAATGGGATATCGTGCAGGGGCATAAAGCATACTCTAGACATGTTGTTTGGGAAAATGGTGTTTCACAAGTAATGGGCAGCTTTGAACGACCATTTTTGTTAATTGAAAATGGAAAAGCCACCTGTCTATTTGCTGCTACTGGAATGGGTCCTGGAGGGTTTAGTCGCAATTCCATAACTTGGAATATGTCTGTGCCATTAGGTTGA
- a CDS encoding FAD-dependent oxidoreductase, protein MINNINADVVVIGGGPAGLNAAIAAGRTGAKTVLIERYGFLGGMSTIALVYPWMTFHAEDGRQVIRGIAQEIIDRLMALGASPGHLRDTVGFVRTVTPYDPEIYKVLAMDMLHEAGVKLLLHSFVDEVQTEDNRIISITLTGKSGRFQVSGRVFVDTTGDADVAHLAGAPCELGRMGDGLTQPMTMKFRMKGVNVPAVKQYMIDHPDEFYYKTPFQELAQLPLTAVGGFSRHWKEWGPAIPRSDVLFFIGPADDEVLVNTTRVQGLDGTQVEDLTKAEEISRKQVLQVAEFMKKYLPGFEKATISQVGAQIGVRETRRIKGQYMLTMDDVIEGKKFPDVIGRSGYPIDLHDPKGNGVKAAWIQGDGTYDIPYGCLLPIKIVNLLAAGRCISTTHEALGTTRLSPSCMATGQAAGTAAALSLSYGDEPKNVPIEKLQHLLRANGVILNDADCRCEEAWDE, encoded by the coding sequence ATGATAAATAACATAAACGCAGATGTAGTGGTTATTGGTGGAGGCCCTGCTGGTTTAAATGCCGCTATAGCTGCTGGCCGAACTGGAGCCAAAACGGTTCTAATTGAACGCTATGGTTTTCTTGGAGGCATGTCCACAATCGCACTTGTTTATCCGTGGATGACGTTTCATGCCGAGGATGGGCGGCAAGTGATTCGAGGAATTGCTCAGGAAATCATAGATCGACTTATGGCTTTGGGAGCGTCTCCTGGACACTTACGAGATACAGTGGGATTTGTACGTACAGTAACACCTTATGATCCTGAGATATATAAAGTTCTAGCCATGGATATGCTTCACGAAGCTGGTGTAAAGCTTCTACTGCATAGCTTTGTTGATGAGGTGCAGACGGAAGATAATCGTATCATTTCCATCACGCTGACAGGTAAATCGGGAAGGTTTCAAGTATCTGGTCGAGTGTTCGTTGATACGACTGGTGATGCAGATGTCGCTCATTTGGCCGGGGCCCCATGTGAGCTGGGTCGTATGGGAGATGGTCTGACACAACCTATGACGATGAAGTTCCGGATGAAGGGTGTGAATGTACCGGCGGTTAAACAGTATATGATCGATCATCCGGATGAATTTTATTATAAAACGCCGTTTCAAGAGTTAGCCCAATTGCCACTAACTGCCGTAGGGGGATTTAGTCGTCATTGGAAAGAGTGGGGACCAGCGATTCCCCGCAGTGATGTTCTCTTCTTTATTGGGCCTGCGGATGATGAAGTATTAGTAAATACAACTAGAGTTCAAGGTCTTGACGGCACACAGGTCGAGGATCTAACCAAAGCAGAGGAAATAAGCAGAAAACAGGTATTGCAGGTAGCTGAGTTTATGAAGAAGTATTTACCTGGTTTTGAAAAAGCGACAATCTCGCAGGTTGGAGCACAAATTGGTGTCCGTGAAACTAGACGGATTAAAGGTCAGTACATGCTGACCATGGATGATGTTATTGAAGGTAAAAAGTTTCCTGATGTCATTGGACGTAGTGGGTATCCTATAGACCTTCATGATCCTAAAGGAAATGGTGTTAAGGCAGCATGGATTCAAGGCGACGGCACCTACGATATTCCCTATGGGTGCTTGCTTCCTATAAAAATTGTAAATTTACTTGCTGCAGGCCGCTGTATCTCAACGACTCATGAAGCGCTGGGAACGACACGTCTATCGCCTAGCTGCATGGCAACGGGACAGGCTGCAGGAACAGCGGCTGCCTTATCGCTGAGCTATGGGGATGAACCAAAGAATGTCCCAATTGAAAAACTCCAACACCTGCTGCGGGCTAATGGGGTTATATTAAATGACGCTGATTGTCGTTGCGAGGAGGCATGGGATGAGTAA
- a CDS encoding ABC transporter substrate-binding protein, with protein sequence MKKLTVLTLGMTFLLSACSSGTSTSTSTSVPTSSMKPSEQPKSPIKLTMSIWGNDAHKKMYEDMAAKYKETHPNVTVEMSVIPFADYQQKLSIMLASKTAPDIAWLSERMVPQLLETNQLEEITDITKDTAYDFADVYPSTMPLLTKEGKVYGIPFSTPPSLMFYNKTMFKDKGQKTPMELYKNGQWTYDEFVKTAKTMTNKAQGVYGVKLFGDWKAWLDTYISYIWGYGGDVFSKDGTKLTINSPESEKAFQMVYDMIFKDQSTPKPGDVPAFEAGKLAMAGAPLSYVGVAKNIKDFEWDIVPMPVGPTNGPILGGFAGYTIPKGTENAAVAKDFLKFISNKDQMAVTAQYFVPSRKSVLESEAYRKIVPLPSDESMKIGVLDQMKRTRTFPVHKNWPAIDAKAKTIIDYLYTQSTTVKEVLNKFDQEVGPLVKQ encoded by the coding sequence ATGAAAAAATTAACCGTCCTAACACTAGGGATGACGTTCTTGCTCTCGGCATGTTCAAGCGGAACCAGTACCAGTACAAGTACAAGTGTACCAACCTCCTCGATGAAGCCGTCTGAGCAGCCGAAAAGCCCAATCAAGCTGACAATGAGCATTTGGGGAAATGATGCACACAAGAAAATGTATGAGGATATGGCTGCAAAGTACAAAGAAACCCATCCTAATGTGACAGTTGAAATGTCAGTCATTCCATTTGCTGATTATCAGCAAAAATTATCCATTATGCTTGCCTCCAAAACAGCGCCGGACATCGCATGGCTGTCCGAACGAATGGTTCCGCAACTGTTAGAGACGAACCAGCTCGAAGAGATTACCGACATTACCAAAGATACGGCTTATGATTTTGCAGACGTGTATCCCTCAACAATGCCATTGCTAACCAAAGAGGGCAAGGTATACGGCATTCCATTCTCCACACCACCAAGTTTAATGTTTTATAACAAAACGATGTTCAAGGACAAAGGCCAGAAGACGCCGATGGAACTTTACAAAAATGGGCAATGGACCTATGACGAGTTCGTAAAGACAGCTAAAACCATGACCAATAAAGCACAAGGTGTTTATGGCGTTAAATTGTTTGGAGACTGGAAAGCTTGGCTTGACACTTATATTAGCTACATTTGGGGCTATGGCGGGGATGTATTTAGCAAAGATGGTACGAAGCTCACCATAAATTCCCCAGAGAGTGAGAAGGCGTTTCAAATGGTATACGATATGATTTTCAAAGATCAATCGACGCCAAAGCCTGGTGATGTTCCTGCATTTGAAGCTGGTAAATTAGCAATGGCTGGGGCTCCTCTCAGTTATGTAGGTGTAGCCAAAAATATTAAGGACTTTGAATGGGATATCGTACCGATGCCTGTTGGTCCTACAAATGGACCTATTCTTGGGGGCTTTGCAGGGTATACCATTCCCAAGGGGACTGAGAACGCTGCTGTAGCAAAGGATTTCCTGAAGTTTATTTCTAACAAAGATCAAATGGCTGTGACTGCACAGTACTTTGTGCCTTCCCGGAAGTCCGTATTGGAATCAGAGGCTTATCGGAAAATCGTCCCGCTGCCTTCGGACGAAAGTATGAAGATTGGCGTTTTAGATCAAATGAAGCGTACGAGGACGTTCCCCGTTCATAAAAATTGGCCGGCTATTGATGCCAAAGCAAAAACGATTATTGATTATTTATATACACAATCTACAACAGTCAAGGAAGTACTGAATAAGTTTGATCAAGAAGTAGGTCCACTAGTCAAACAATAG
- a CDS encoding sensor histidine kinase, translating to MYDQQVMDLLNKYNSDYTIPNFPSTSEQSRINLYLSSFSFDRPEVRGVFLFANNGILFSNLSVESVLPYWERQRNEVWMKSVVEADGKAILIAPHVGNYYRNRSDQVFSIARLIKEPYSQRSIGMIKIDLSPQVFERILSSVSLTTNSKLIVVNNEDEQFYPITSPSNNHVLSENKEVALQGADYIRQEQVSHLTGLKFIGLLSLNDLQEEANIVVRFILYTLGISILLSMILSFVFSKRLTTAIKHLHAKMKRVQNGDFEGKAEFITNDEIGYLARGFNSMVTEINRLVNEVFETKVREREAELTALQSQINPHFLYNTLELISMMAIENKQYDISDVAASLGKQLRYTVDKQQRPVKLREEFHFVEAFLRIHEVRRGERLQVCVQADEAVLEVLVPKLIIQPLVENALEHGLQDGGGRIEVKAALIGEVVNIWVTDNGVGMTSEKLDQMMKSLHNDTNTGQGDLEGEKFGQIRKGFALRNVHQRLRLLYGKAYGLDIVSKDARGSTFRLTLPYEKTSSFLDAHERGSDYE from the coding sequence TTGTATGATCAGCAGGTGATGGATCTTCTGAATAAATACAACAGTGACTACACAATTCCCAATTTCCCATCGACTTCAGAGCAGAGCAGAATCAATCTTTATTTATCTTCCTTCTCCTTTGATCGTCCAGAAGTGAGAGGGGTATTTCTATTTGCTAATAATGGCATTCTTTTCAGTAATCTAAGTGTTGAAAGTGTATTGCCTTACTGGGAGCGGCAACGAAATGAGGTTTGGATGAAAAGTGTTGTAGAAGCGGATGGAAAAGCCATTCTAATAGCCCCCCATGTAGGGAATTATTATCGTAACCGTTCAGACCAAGTTTTTTCTATCGCACGCTTAATTAAAGAACCATACAGCCAGCGTTCCATTGGAATGATTAAAATTGATCTCTCTCCACAGGTTTTTGAACGAATTCTTTCTAGTGTTAGCTTAACGACGAATAGTAAACTCATTGTTGTCAACAACGAGGATGAACAATTTTACCCCATAACCAGCCCGTCTAACAACCATGTTTTATCTGAGAACAAAGAGGTTGCTCTTCAGGGGGCGGACTACATTCGTCAGGAGCAGGTATCTCATTTGACGGGTCTAAAATTTATAGGATTGCTATCATTAAATGATCTTCAGGAGGAAGCTAACATTGTAGTACGATTTATTTTGTATACATTGGGAATTTCCATTCTCTTGTCCATGATTTTATCTTTTGTATTCTCTAAACGACTGACAACAGCCATTAAACATTTGCATGCCAAAATGAAACGTGTACAAAATGGTGATTTTGAAGGGAAAGCAGAGTTCATAACCAATGATGAGATCGGATATCTGGCTAGGGGGTTTAATTCGATGGTGACCGAGATCAATAGGCTTGTAAATGAGGTGTTCGAAACCAAAGTTCGAGAGCGCGAAGCGGAGTTAACAGCCCTGCAAAGTCAAATCAATCCCCATTTTCTTTATAATACATTGGAGTTAATTAGCATGATGGCGATTGAAAATAAGCAATATGATATTAGTGATGTTGCCGCCAGCTTGGGTAAGCAGCTTCGTTATACCGTGGATAAACAACAGCGGCCTGTAAAGCTTCGAGAAGAATTTCATTTTGTAGAGGCGTTTCTCCGTATTCATGAAGTGCGAAGGGGGGAAAGGTTGCAAGTCTGCGTGCAAGCGGATGAAGCCGTATTAGAGGTTCTTGTACCTAAGCTAATCATACAACCGTTAGTAGAAAATGCGCTAGAGCATGGATTACAAGATGGGGGAGGCAGGATCGAAGTTAAAGCTGCTCTTATTGGCGAGGTTGTCAACATATGGGTTACGGATAATGGTGTAGGTATGACCAGTGAAAAGTTGGATCAGATGATGAAATCTCTTCATAACGATACGAATACAGGGCAGGGAGACTTAGAGGGAGAGAAGTTTGGACAAATTCGAAAAGGCTTTGCTCTTCGAAATGTTCATCAACGCTTACGTCTCCTGTATGGCAAAGCGTATGGGTTAGACATCGTTTCTAAGGACGCCAGAGGGTCTACATTTAGATTAACGCTTCCATATGAAAAGACGTCTAGCTTCCTTGATGCTCATGAAAGGGGATCAGACTATGAGTGA
- a CDS encoding carbohydrate ABC transporter permease codes for MSNKVTNRISTAGTYVLLLVVSGLIAGPFYWMLATSFKDKTKVLQFPPQWFPHPIVLENYHELFKAQPFQLYFVNSLYIAIIVTIGTCLLAALAGYSFAKIAFPFKNGIFLLLLSSMMIPTEVTAIPLFVWMTKLKAVDTHFPLIVPPMLGAGGMFGVFLLRQFYITLPKDLDDAAKIDGCSPWTGFLRIMLPMASPALATLAILTFLSSWNEFFEPLIYLNSSKLFTLPIALSLFTDQSGTQWHLIMAASVISTLPLLIVFFFAQRKFIEGIAMSGVK; via the coding sequence ATGAGCAATAAAGTTACCAATCGGATCTCTACCGCAGGGACTTATGTCTTGTTACTCGTTGTGTCGGGACTCATAGCAGGCCCCTTTTACTGGATGCTGGCAACCTCTTTCAAGGATAAAACCAAGGTACTGCAATTTCCGCCCCAATGGTTTCCGCATCCAATTGTATTGGAGAATTACCATGAACTATTTAAGGCGCAGCCTTTTCAATTATATTTTGTAAATTCCCTGTACATTGCAATTATAGTAACGATTGGAACTTGCCTATTGGCTGCGTTGGCAGGCTATTCATTTGCCAAAATCGCCTTTCCATTTAAAAATGGCATCTTCCTTTTACTGCTAAGCAGCATGATGATTCCTACGGAAGTGACAGCGATCCCTCTTTTTGTTTGGATGACGAAGTTGAAAGCAGTTGACACGCATTTTCCACTCATTGTTCCACCGATGCTTGGGGCGGGCGGTATGTTTGGCGTTTTTCTATTAAGGCAATTTTATATTACGCTGCCGAAAGATTTGGATGATGCTGCTAAAATAGATGGCTGCTCGCCATGGACGGGGTTTCTTCGAATCATGCTTCCCATGGCATCACCGGCATTAGCAACGCTTGCTATACTTACCTTTTTGAGTAGTTGGAATGAGTTCTTTGAACCTCTTATTTATTTGAATTCGTCGAAATTGTTTACATTGCCCATAGCCCTTTCCCTATTTACAGATCAAAGCGGTACACAATGGCACCTGATTATGGCTGCTTCGGTTATTTCTACACTGCCGCTATTAATCGTTTTCTTTTTTGCACAACGTAAATTTATTGAAGGTATCGCGATGTCTGGCGTGAAGTAA
- a CDS encoding carbohydrate ABC transporter permease, translating into MNVTIRKSNAWREALYGYTFIAPMMLGYIIFLLGPILMAFMMSFTNWSLFESASYVGLANYRQAIMGEELFWSTVKNTLYFSAGLVPLNIMISLSLALLLQKKVKGIGLFRTIVFTPVVTSLVAWGIVWKYIFNTDGGLVNQLLHLFGMTGPAWLYDFQLAMPVVILVSVLKNVGMNMVIFLAALQDVPVMYYEAAKIDGASPWKRFVHVTLPLIAPSLFLTMVITTIGSLKVFGQIYVMTGGGPGDSTKVLVYYIYEQAFKLYQFGYASAVAFLLFGIILLLTVLQWVVRKRWIYHEQ; encoded by the coding sequence ATGAACGTCACAATTCGCAAAAGCAACGCTTGGAGAGAAGCTCTCTACGGATATACCTTTATTGCTCCAATGATGCTTGGTTATATCATTTTTCTGTTGGGTCCCATTCTTATGGCATTCATGATGAGTTTCACCAATTGGTCATTATTTGAATCAGCTTCCTATGTGGGATTAGCTAATTACCGACAAGCGATTATGGGAGAAGAATTATTCTGGTCGACGGTTAAGAATACGTTGTATTTCTCAGCGGGCTTGGTTCCACTTAACATAATGATTTCGCTTTCACTTGCACTCTTACTTCAGAAGAAAGTAAAGGGAATTGGTCTCTTTCGCACCATTGTGTTTACACCTGTTGTAACGTCATTAGTTGCTTGGGGAATTGTTTGGAAATATATTTTCAATACGGATGGTGGCTTAGTCAATCAGCTCCTGCACCTCTTTGGTATGACCGGACCAGCGTGGTTATATGATTTTCAACTAGCCATGCCGGTTGTCATTCTTGTCAGCGTTCTTAAAAACGTTGGTATGAATATGGTAATATTCTTAGCTGCGCTTCAAGATGTGCCTGTTATGTATTATGAAGCGGCAAAGATCGATGGAGCATCCCCATGGAAACGATTTGTACATGTCACGCTGCCTTTGATAGCCCCGTCACTGTTTTTAACCATGGTCATAACGACAATAGGTTCCTTAAAGGTATTTGGACAGATTTACGTCATGACAGGCGGGGGACCAGGGGATAGTACGAAGGTACTTGTGTATTACATATACGAGCAAGCCTTTAAGCTTTATCAGTTCGGCTATGCGTCAGCTGTTGCTTTCTTATTATTTGGCATAATTCTGTTGCTGACTGTACTTCAATGGGTCGTTCGAAAGAGGTGGATCTACCATGAGCAATAA